Proteins encoded in a region of the Spiroplasma endosymbiont of Amphimallon solstitiale genome:
- a CDS encoding DNA cytosine methyltransferase has protein sequence MLKVIELFAGIGSQRKALEKIGINHKVIAFCDNDKYAEKSYRAVFNDYDTPVILLN, from the coding sequence ATGCTTAAAGTAATTGAATTATTTGCTGGGATTGGAAGTCAAAGAAAAGCATTAGAAAAGATTGGAATTAATCACAAAGTAATTGCATTTTGTGATAACGATAAATACGCTGAAAAATCATATCGAGCAGTATTTAATGATTATGATACCCCTGTGATATTACTAAACTAG
- a CDS encoding IS30 family transposase, whose protein sequence is MYKYLTIESILAIKEYKSYGFSIRKIAKAIDYSKSTVHRVCRLLNQNLLPLEILNKIQKNKQNAGRKLIILTLIEINTINHLLITKNYALDIIANFLKENKIKSISTKTLYNMFKTNRMGFDENNLLRKGKNKPHKQKETRGRINNCKSIHERNLIIPNIKNIEEFGHLEGDTIIGKDHKSSIITLADIWSKTTIPLATKNNKSENITKSIIKFISKLQKGTVKTITFDRGKEFSKWKLIEKNCNVKIYFADPGKPCQRGLNENNNGILRRYLPKSTDLSSYKQKDLNTIAFQINSTPRKSLSYKRPIDLIQLF, encoded by the coding sequence ATGTATAAGTATCTGACTATTGAATCAATATTAGCAATAAAAGAATATAAAAGTTATGGATTTTCGATTCGTAAAATAGCAAAAGCCATTGATTATAGTAAATCAACTGTACATAGAGTTTGTAGATTATTAAATCAAAACTTATTACCATTAGAAATATTGAATAAAATTCAAAAAAATAAACAAAATGCAGGTAGAAAATTAATAATTTTAACTTTAATAGAAATTAATACTATTAATCATTTGTTAATTACTAAAAATTATGCTCTTGATATAATTGCTAATTTTTTAAAGGAAAATAAAATAAAAAGTATTTCAACAAAAACTTTATATAACATGTTTAAAACAAATCGAATGGGTTTTGATGAAAATAACTTATTGAGAAAAGGAAAAAATAAACCTCACAAACAAAAAGAAACTAGGGGCAGAATTAATAATTGTAAGTCTATTCATGAAAGAAATTTAATCATTCCTAATATTAAAAATATAGAAGAATTTGGTCATTTAGAGGGTGATACTATCATTGGTAAAGATCATAAAAGTTCTATTATTACTTTAGCTGATATATGATCAAAAACCACAATTCCTTTAGCAACTAAAAATAATAAATCAGAAAATATTACAAAAAGTATAATAAAATTTATTTCAAAGTTACAAAAAGGAACAGTTAAAACTATTACTTTTGATCGTGGTAAAGAATTTAGTAAATGAAAATTAATCGAAAAAAATTGTAATGTTAAGATTTATTTTGCAGATCCTGGTAAACCTTGTCAAAGAGGTTTAAATGAAAATAATAATGGTATTTTAAGAAGATATTTACCAAAATCTACAGATCTATCTTCATATAAACAAAAAGATTTAAATACTATAGCATTTCAAATTAATTCTACACCCAGAAAATCACTATCTTATAAAAGACCAATAGATTTAATACAATTATTTTAA
- a CDS encoding transposase-like zinc-binding domain-containing protein: MNKNTVKEILNNLSDKDFIEIFRENKTRIKQIEKKEKFEAVEQKFKEKGIQCPDCSSFLCTKYGSKDYKQRYKCKSCNITFHAFKNHYFYWSHLSHDQWDLLIQIATLGQSAYIIFQFINTTNKTAWFNRQKFMKSTQLVKTQNQFVKLKARIEIDETFIKEIHKGNFKDPNDPRKQWIEENAKDLNCCIQMAIDENRNIYAQTTNTKRLNKKWVQEKLTSKLIEENSIIVCDMQVLYDTVAKQTKSTIQQFKSKENKELNYKKLSNVSKIQSSLKEFITHYHGIGFTNIQNYLNLWKWKYHHYGLTPYQKSNVLYFSL; the protein is encoded by the coding sequence ATGAATAAAAATACAGTAAAAGAAATTTTAAATAATTTGTCTGATAAAGATTTTATTGAGATTTTTAGAGAAAATAAAACTAGAATTAAACAAATTGAGAAAAAAGAAAAATTTGAAGCAGTCGAACAAAAATTCAAAGAGAAAGGGATTCAATGTCCAGATTGTAGTTCTTTTTTGTGTACTAAATATGGTAGTAAAGATTATAAGCAAAGATATAAATGTAAAAGTTGTAATATTACTTTTCATGCTTTTAAAAATCATTATTTTTATTGAAGTCATTTATCTCATGATCAATGAGATTTATTGATACAAATAGCTACTTTAGGTCAATCTGCTTACATTATTTTTCAATTTATTAATACTACAAATAAAACTGCCTGATTTAATCGTCAAAAATTTATGAAATCAACACAATTAGTAAAAACACAAAATCAATTTGTAAAATTAAAAGCTAGAATTGAAATTGACGAAACTTTTATCAAAGAAATTCATAAAGGAAACTTTAAAGATCCAAATGATCCAAGAAAACAATGAATTGAAGAAAATGCTAAAGATTTAAATTGTTGTATTCAAATGGCAATTGATGAAAACCGAAATATCTATGCTCAAACAACAAATACTAAAAGATTAAATAAAAAATGAGTACAAGAAAAATTAACATCGAAACTTATCGAAGAAAATTCAATTATAGTTTGTGATATGCAAGTATTATATGATACAGTAGCTAAACAAACTAAATCCACTATCCAGCAGTTTAAATCAAAAGAAAATAAAGAATTAAATTATAAAAAATTAAGTAATGTCAGTAAAATACAATCAAGTTTAAAAGAATTTATTACTCATTACCATGGCATTGGATTTACCAATATTCAAAATTACCTCAATTTATGGAAATGAAAATATCACCACTACGGATTAACCCCTTATCAAAAATCCAATGTGTTATATTTCAGTTTGTAA
- a CDS encoding IS5 family transposase (programmed frameshift) → MHKNYPSHVTKEQFENIKSILENSKKKTKPRSLDLYEVFCAILYVLKSGCQWRMLPKNFPKWQTVYYYFQIWSKNNGKEPSVLQLILKKLVKKIRINNNRKEQTSFCIIDSQSVKNTDTTENKGYDAGKKISGIKRHIVVDSQGLPHAIYITTAEKTDRNSAIIMIENEKENLSAVQKIIVDAGYTGEKFASEIKTIINANVEVIKRNELHTFVVLPKRWIVERSFAWLEKYRRLWKNCERKLNTSLQMVVLSFISVLLKRF, encoded by the exons ATGCATAAAAATTATCCAAGTCATGTCACCAAAGAACAATTTGAGAACATAAAATCAATTTTAGAAAATAGCAAAAAGAAAACAAAACCAAGAAGTTTAGATTTATATGAAGTATTTTGTGCAATTTTATATGTATTAAAAAGTGGTTGTCAATGAAGAATGCTACCAAAAAATTTTCCAAAATGACAAACTGTATATTATTATTTTCAAATTTGAAGTAAAAATAATGGTAAAGAACCTAGTGTATTGCAATTAATTTTA AAAAAATTAGTTAAAAAAATTCGTATCAATAATAATCGCAAAGAACAAACTAGTTTTTGTATAATTGATTCGCAAAGTGTTAAAAATACAGATACTACCGAAAATAAAGGTTATGATGCTGGTAAAAAGATTTCAGGCATAAAACGTCATATTGTTGTTGATTCTCAAGGTTTACCACATGCAATTTACATAACCACAGCAGAAAAAACAGATCGTAATAGCGCTATAATAATGATTGAAAATGAAAAAGAAAATCTTTCTGCAGTTCAAAAAATAATAGTAGATGCTGGTTATACTGGTGAAAAATTTGCTTCTGAAATCAAAACAATCATAAATGCAAATGTTGAAGTGATAAAACGTAATGAATTACATACTTTTGTAGTATTACCAAAAAGATGAATTGTAGAACGAAGCTTTGCTTGATTAGAAAAATACAGAAGATTATGAAAAAATTGTGAAAGAAAACTAAATACTAGTTTACAAATGGTTGTTCTTTCATTTATTTCAGTTTTATTAAAAAGATTCTAA
- a CDS encoding IS256 family transposase, with amino-acid sequence MAKKQNINNNDPISKAVDLLLENTEDLTTVFKEGGLYKELTKRLVEKMLNSEMQNYLGYEKNQHSNTENARNGTSSKKLITQQGKIEIDVPRDRNSDFTPVIVAKRQRRFDGFDQQVLSLYAKGMTLSDIRMQLQELYHGADISESVISQITDDVIDDVKAWQNRPLESVYPIVYFDCIVVKVRQDKRIINKSVYIALGVDLEGKKDVLGLWISENEGAKFWLANFTEMKNRGLNDILIACSDNLTGMSEAIQAVYPKTEHQLCIVHQIRNSLKYVSYKHRKTLVTDLKPIYSACSEEQAMQALESFESKWNKQYPQIAKSWYKNWENLMIFISYPAEIKRVIYTTNAIESVNSQLRKVIRNKKAFPNDMSVFKIFYLAIENITKKWTLPIQNWNTAIAHFMIKFEDRINLN; translated from the coding sequence ATGGCTAAAAAACAAAATATTAATAATAATGATCCAATATCAAAAGCAGTAGATTTATTATTAGAAAATACTGAAGATTTAACAACAGTTTTTAAAGAAGGGGGTTTATATAAAGAATTAACAAAACGTTTAGTTGAAAAAATGTTGAATTCTGAAATGCAAAATTATTTAGGATATGAAAAAAATCAACATAGTAATACTGAAAATGCTCGTAATGGTACAAGTTCAAAAAAATTAATAACTCAACAAGGTAAAATTGAGATTGATGTACCAAGAGATCGCAATAGTGATTTTACTCCTGTAATAGTTGCAAAAAGACAGCGAAGATTTGATGGTTTTGATCAACAAGTGCTTTCACTATATGCAAAAGGTATGACTCTATCTGACATTAGAATGCAGTTACAAGAGTTATATCATGGTGCTGATATTAGTGAAAGTGTTATTAGTCAAATTACTGATGATGTTATTGATGATGTCAAAGCATGACAAAATCGACCATTAGAAAGCGTTTATCCGATTGTTTATTTTGATTGTATAGTAGTTAAAGTTCGACAAGATAAACGGATTATTAATAAATCAGTTTATATAGCATTAGGAGTTGATTTAGAAGGTAAAAAAGATGTTTTAGGCTTATGAATTAGTGAAAATGAAGGTGCTAAATTTTGATTAGCTAATTTCACAGAAATGAAAAATCGAGGCTTAAATGATATTTTGATTGCTTGTAGTGATAATTTAACAGGCATGTCAGAAGCAATACAAGCAGTTTATCCTAAAACAGAACATCAATTATGCATTGTTCATCAAATTCGAAATAGTTTAAAATATGTTTCATACAAACATCGAAAAACTCTAGTTACAGATTTAAAACCAATTTATAGTGCATGTAGTGAAGAACAAGCAATGCAAGCTTTAGAATCATTTGAAAGTAAATGAAATAAACAATATCCCCAAATTGCTAAATCTTGATATAAAAATTGAGAAAATTTGATGATTTTTATTAGTTATCCTGCAGAAATCAAAAGAGTAATTTATACAACAAATGCTATTGAATCTGTTAATAGTCAATTACGAAAAGTTATTAGAAACAAAAAAGCTTTCCCTAATGATATGTCAGTTTTTAAAATATTTTATTTAGCAATTGAAAATATAACAAAAAAATGAACATTGCCTATTCAAAATTGAAATACAGCAATTGCTCATTTTATGATAAAATTTGAAGACAGAATTAATCTGAACTAG
- a CDS encoding IS256 family transposase — protein sequence MAKKQNINNNDPISKAVDLLLENTEDLTTVFKEGGLYKELTKRLVEKMLNSEMQNYLGYEKNQHSNTENARNGTSSKKLITQQGKIEIDVPRDRNSDFTPVIVAKRQRRFDGFDQQVLSLYAKGMTLSDIRMQLQELYHGADISESVISQITDDVIDDVKAWQNRPLESIYPIVYFDCIVVKVRQDKRIINKSVYIALGVDLEGKKDVLGLWISENEGAKFWLANFTEMKNRGLNDILIACSDNLTGMSEAIQAVYPKTEHQLCIVHQIRNSLKYVSYKHRKTLVTDLKPIYSACSEEQAMQALESFESKWNKQYPQIAKSWYKNWENLMIFISYPAEIKRVIYTTNAIESVNSQLRKVIRNKKAFHNDMSVFKIFYLAIENITKKWTLPIQNWNTAIAHFMIKFEDRINLN from the coding sequence ATGGCTAAAAAACAAAATATTAATAATAATGATCCAATATCAAAAGCAGTAGATTTATTATTAGAAAATACTGAAGATTTAACAACAGTTTTTAAAGAAGGGGGTTTATATAAAGAATTAACAAAACGTTTAGTTGAAAAAATGTTGAATTCTGAAATGCAAAATTATTTAGGATATGAAAAAAATCAACATAGTAATACTGAAAATGCTCGTAATGGTACAAGTTCAAAAAAATTAATAACTCAACAAGGTAAAATTGAGATTGATGTACCAAGAGATCGCAATAGTGATTTTACTCCTGTAATAGTTGCAAAAAGACAGCGAAGATTTGATGGTTTTGATCAACAAGTGCTTTCACTATATGCAAAAGGTATGACTCTATCTGACATTAGAATGCAGTTACAAGAGTTATATCATGGTGCTGATATTAGTGAAAGTGTTATTAGTCAAATTACTGATGATGTTATTGATGATGTCAAAGCATGACAAAATCGACCATTAGAAAGCATTTATCCGATTGTTTATTTTGATTGTATAGTAGTTAAAGTTCGACAAGATAAACGGATTATTAATAAATCAGTTTATATAGCATTAGGAGTTGATTTAGAAGGTAAAAAAGATGTTTTAGGCTTATGAATTAGTGAAAATGAAGGTGCTAAATTTTGATTAGCTAATTTCACAGAAATGAAAAATCGAGGCTTAAATGATATTTTGATTGCTTGTAGTGATAATTTAACAGGCATGTCAGAAGCAATACAAGCAGTTTATCCTAAAACAGAACATCAATTATGCATTGTTCATCAAATTCGAAATAGTTTAAAATATGTTTCATACAAACATCGAAAAACTCTAGTTACAGATTTAAAACCAATTTATAGTGCATGTAGTGAAGAACAAGCAATGCAAGCTTTAGAATCATTTGAAAGTAAATGAAATAAACAATATCCCCAAATTGCTAAATCTTGATATAAAAATTGAGAAAATTTGATGATTTTTATTAGTTATCCTGCAGAAATCAAAAGAGTAATTTATACAACAAATGCTATTGAATCTGTTAATAGTCAATTACGAAAAGTTATTAGAAACAAAAAAGCTTTTCATAATGATATGTCAGTTTTTAAAATATTTTATTTAGCAATTGAAAATATAACAAAAAAATGAACATTGCCTATTCAAAATTGAAATACAGCAATTGCTCATTTTATGATAAAATTTGAAGACAGAATTAATCTGAACTAG
- a CDS encoding ABC transporter ATP-binding protein: protein MKKDNKEIKKDDKDIGSKQVTKNKLESSFTKKSVSKNEGAIPPVTHKSHDKPESKEEIEANKAKFQAFKDNQKAIKKLTKTHSKEILAGKIISMTNNTPDTQTNVIELFDVKKSYLTGDLEYEVLKGVNLKIKLGDFVVILGPSGSGKTTLLNIISGLDKPNTGDVFVAGYNLSLLKDSHLTKFRRDNVGFIFQQYNLLTNLTARENAEVGENLAKNKNKNMSIDDIFQVIEMDEHMNKFPSQLSGGQQQRVSIGRALAKNPTILFCDEPTGALDEEMGRKVLEILLDVNREYKTSIIMVTHNPNFQYVANTVINVKNGKIISVKNNEKPMKPSEINWS from the coding sequence ATGAAAAAAGATAATAAGGAAATTAAAAAAGATGATAAAGACATTGGAAGTAAACAAGTAACCAAAAATAAGTTAGAATCTAGTTTTACAAAGAAGTCAGTATCTAAAAATGAAGGTGCAATACCACCAGTAACCCATAAATCTCATGATAAACCAGAATCAAAGGAAGAAATAGAAGCTAATAAAGCCAAATTTCAAGCTTTTAAAGATAATCAAAAAGCAATTAAAAAGTTAACAAAAACTCATTCAAAAGAAATTTTAGCAGGTAAAATTATATCAATGACTAATAATACTCCTGATACTCAAACTAATGTTATTGAATTATTTGATGTTAAAAAATCTTACTTAACTGGAGACTTAGAATATGAAGTATTAAAAGGAGTTAATTTAAAAATTAAATTAGGTGATTTTGTTGTTATCTTAGGACCATCGGGAAGTGGTAAGACAACATTATTAAATATTATTTCGGGATTGGATAAACCTAATACTGGTGATGTTTTTGTGGCGGGATACAATTTATCTTTATTAAAAGATAGTCATTTAACTAAATTTAGACGAGATAATGTTGGTTTTATTTTTCAACAATACAATTTATTAACTAACTTAACTGCTCGTGAAAATGCTGAAGTTGGTGAAAATCTTGCTAAAAATAAAAATAAAAATATGAGTATTGATGATATTTTTCAAGTTATTGAAATGGATGAACATATGAATAAGTTTCCAAGTCAATTATCAGGTGGACAACAACAAAGAGTATCGATTGGTAGAGCACTAGCAAAAAATCCGACAATTTTATTTTGTGATGAGCCAACAGGAGCACTTGATGAGGAAATGGGGCGTAAGGTGTTAGAGATTTTATTGGATGTTAATCGAGAATATAAAACATCAATTATTATGGTTACTCATAATCCTAACTTCCAATATGTTGCAAATACTGTTATTAACGTTAAAAATGGTAAAATTATTAGTGTAAAGAATAATGAAAAACCAATGAAACCAAGTGAAATAAATTGAAGTTAA
- a CDS encoding IS256 family transposase, translating to MKENTEDLTTVFKEGGLYKELTKRLVEKMLNSEMQNYLGYEKNQHSNTENARNGTSSKKLITQQGKIEIDVPRDRNSDFTPVIVAKRQRRFDGFDQQVLSLYAKGMTLSDIRMQLQELYHGADISESVISQITDDVIDDVKAWQNRPLESIYPIVYFDCIVVKVRQDKRIINKSVYIALGVDLEGKKDVLGLWISENEGAKFWLANFTEMKNRGLNDILIACSDNLTGMSEAIQAVYPKTEHQLCIVHQIRNSLKYVSYKHRKTLVTDLKPIYSACSEEQAMQALESFESKWNKQYPQIAKSWYKNWENLMIFISYPAEIKRVIYTTNAIESVNSQLRKVIRNKKAFPNDMSVFKIFYLAIENITKKWTLPIQNWNTAIAHFMIKFEDRINLN from the coding sequence TTAAAAGAAAATACTGAAGATTTAACAACAGTTTTTAAAGAAGGGGGTTTATATAAAGAATTAACAAAACGTTTAGTTGAAAAAATGTTGAATTCTGAAATGCAAAATTATTTAGGATATGAAAAAAATCAACATAGTAATACTGAAAATGCTCGTAATGGTACAAGTTCAAAAAAATTAATAACTCAACAAGGTAAAATTGAGATTGATGTACCAAGAGATCGCAATAGTGATTTTACTCCTGTAATAGTTGCAAAAAGACAGCGAAGATTTGATGGTTTTGATCAACAAGTGCTTTCACTATATGCAAAAGGTATGACTCTATCTGACATTAGAATGCAGTTACAAGAGTTATATCATGGTGCTGATATTAGTGAAAGTGTTATTAGTCAAATTACTGATGATGTTATTGATGATGTCAAAGCATGACAAAATCGACCATTAGAAAGCATTTATCCGATTGTTTATTTTGATTGTATAGTAGTTAAAGTTAGACAAGATAAACGGATTATTAATAAATCAGTTTATATAGCATTAGGAGTTGATTTAGAAGGTAAAAAAGATGTTTTAGGCTTATGAATTAGTGAAAATGAAGGTGCTAAATTTTGATTAGCTAATTTCACAGAAATGAAAAATCGAGGCTTAAATGATATTTTGATTGCTTGTAGTGATAATTTAACAGGCATGTCAGAAGCAATACAAGCAGTTTATCCTAAAACAGAACATCAATTATGCATTGTTCATCAAATTCGAAATAGTTTAAAATATGTTTCATACAAACATCGAAAAACTCTAGTTACAGATTTAAAACCAATTTATAGTGCATGTAGTGAAGAACAAGCAATGCAAGCTTTAGAATCATTTGAAAGTAAATGAAATAAACAATATCCCCAAATTGCTAAATCTTGATATAAAAATTGAGAAAATTTGATGATTTTTATTAGTTATCCTGCAGAAATCAAAAGAGTAATTTATACAACAAATGCTATTGAATCTGTTAATAGTCAATTACGAAAAGTTATTAGAAACAAAAAAGCTTTTCCTAATGATATGTCAGTTTTTAAAATATTTTATTTAGCAATTGAAAATATAACAAAAAAATGAACATTGCCTATTCAAAATTGAAATACAGCAATTGCTCATTTTATGATAAAATTTGAAGACAGAATTAATCTGAACTAG
- a CDS encoding DNA (cytosine-5-)-methyltransferase — protein sequence MWYPCDITKLETLPYADLITWSFPCQDISNANNNGEGLNGKRSGLAYKVVDLIKTLAIKPQYLLMQNVPNLLSKKFFVEFQNLQNQLNKLGYHNQYFTMNAKDYGIPQNRKRLFMISTLKQDFKFQYPQPCNLKFLVKDILENNVNEKYFIRQESMKKAIENNKLKIIQQCSYTITTKQMRWGNAAIIAIPNDIKKLNDGKLMINPLIL from the coding sequence TTATGATACCCCTGTGATATTACTAAACTAGAAACTTTACCGTATGCTGATTTAATAACTTGATCATTTCCGTGCCAAGATATATCAAATGCCAATAATAATGGAGAAGGATTAAATGGTAAGCGAAGTGGTTTAGCATATAAAGTTGTTGATTTAATAAAAACATTGGCAATAAAACCCCAATATCTTTTAATGCAAAATGTACCAAATTTATTAAGTAAAAAGTTTTTTGTTGAATTTCAAAATCTACAAAATCAACTTAATAAATTAGGATATCATAATCAATATTTTACAATGAATGCCAAGGATTATGGAATTCCCCAAAATAGAAAACGATTATTTATGATTTCAACATTAAAGCAAGATTTTAAATTTCAATATCCCCAACCCTGTAATTTAAAATTTTTAGTAAAAGATATTTTAGAAAACAATGTAAATGAAAAATATTTTATTAGACAAGAATCAATGAAGAAAGCAATTGAAAACAATAAACTTAAAATCATTCAACAATGTTCTTATACAATTACAACAAAACAAATGCGATGAGGAAACGCAGCAATTATTGCAATTCCAAATGACATAAAAAAACTTAATGATGGAAAATTAATGATTAATCCTTTAATTTTGTAG
- the hpf gene encoding ribosome hibernation-promoting factor, HPF/YfiA family, giving the protein MQVIVHGKNINITYEIKNAVDKNFNYLQEKYSKYIKKDMIAKVGIERNSNHTYNISVHIQLLNNNFLQCLVENHDLYVGINKTLVPLEKQLSRLKTVADKTGAENVGQFITKEILDDNSEVIIDVTENNFNFVEK; this is encoded by the coding sequence ATGCAAGTTATTGTCCATGGAAAAAATATTAATATTACTTATGAAATTAAAAATGCTGTTGATAAAAATTTTAATTATTTACAAGAAAAGTATTCTAAATATATTAAAAAAGATATGATTGCTAAAGTTGGTATTGAAAGAAATAGTAATCATACATATAATATTTCCGTTCATATTCAGTTATTAAATAATAATTTTTTACAGTGTTTAGTAGAAAATCACGATCTTTATGTTGGCATTAATAAAACATTGGTTCCGTTGGAAAAACAATTAAGTCGTTTAAAAACGGTTGCTGATAAAACTGGTGCTGAAAACGTTGGTCAATTTATAACTAAAGAAATTCTTGATGATAATAGTGAAGTTATTATTGACGTAACAGAAAATAATTTTAATTTTGTAGAAAAGTAG